A window of Roseateles sp. XES5 genomic DNA:
TGAAAGCTTGCCGCCGGCAAGCGCGTTGGCGCGCCAGCTGCCGATAAGATAGCCCACGACGCCGATGGCGGCGACGATGAGCAGAAGAAGGGAAATACTCATTGAGGAAATTCTCCCGGCGAGATCATCCGCGGTGTCATTTTGTTTGTCACAATGCCGGACGCAAAACCGCGTGCTGACTTTTGCCGGCAGTGCTTCGAGCGCGCCCCAGTGGCTCGCCGCGACCGTTCGACAGGCGCCCCGTTCCCGGTCGAGGAACAGGACGTGGGCGCAAGCCGCCCGAAAGGGAGTGGCCGGCGCGAAAACCGCGCCGGCCGAAGCACATTACATGATCTTGCCGTCAACGAAGGCCTTGCGGACTTCTTCGCGCTCTGCGTCCGGAGCCGGAACGAGGCCGTATTCAGCCAGCGGGGAGTCGGGGCCGATCATGTCGTCGCTCGTGAAGAACTCGACATATTCCTTCAGGCCCGGGATAACGCCGAGATGTGCCTTCTTGACGTAGAAGAACAGCGGGCGGGAAACCGGGTATTCGCCGGAAGCGATCGTTTCGGTCGACGGAACGATGCCGCTGACGGTGGCGACCTTCAGCTTGTCGGCGTTGTTTTCGTAGAAAGAAAGGCCGAATACGCCGACGCCGGACTTGTTGGCGGCGATGCGGGCGAGCGTTTCGGTGTAGTCGCCGTCGATGTCGACAGCCAGACCGTCCTTGCGAACGGCGATGCACTTGGCATGCTGTTCCTTTTCGTCGGCGACAGCGGCCTTGATCACGTCAGCGGCGCCGGTTGCCTTGCAGCCTGCAGCGAGCATCTTCTCGTCGAAGACTTCGCGGGTGCCGTGCTTTTCGCCCGGGATGTAGGCGGCGATTTCGACGTCCGGCAGGTCCTTGTTGACTTCCGACCACTTCTTGTAGGGGTTGGCGACGAGCTTGCCGTCGACGACGACTTCAGCGGCGAGGGCCAGGTAGAGATCCTTCGGCTCGAGCTTCAGGTCGGCATTGCCGGCGTCCGTGGCGAAGACGATACCGTCATAGCCGATCTTGACTTCCTGGATCTCGGTGACGCCGGCAGCCTTGCAGGCCTCGATCTCGCTGTCCTTCATGGCGCGCGATGCGTTGGCGATGTCGAGGGTTTCCGGGCCGACGCCCTTGCAGAATTCCTTCAGGCCGCCACCGGTGCCGCCGGATTCGACGATCGGGGTCTTGAAGTCGGGGAAGGTCTCGCCGAACGTCTCGGCGACGATCTTGGCGTAGGGAAGAACGGTGGAGGAGCCGGCGATCTGGACCTGGTCGCGCGCAACGGCAACGCCTGCGAAGGCGGCAGAAGCAACGAGCGCCGCGAGAGTGAGCTTAAGAGATTTCATCTGGGTTCTCCCGAAGAGGACGTGTGTGTAAAGCGCGCCTTTCGCGCTCTCTGCCGTTGACCGGCGGCCCTTCTCTAAACCCCGATCGCCATCCCTTTTATGTCACTTTGACGAAACATTTGTGACACACCAAGCCAATGAATTTGCTTGTCTATTTCAGACGAAACGACGGAAGCTCCGCCCTTTGTGTCAGAACTTGACGGTAAAGACGGTGCCTTTGCCCACCTCGGACTTCACCACGAGGCGTGCCTTGTGGCGGGTGAGGATGTGCTTGACGATGGCAAGGCCGAGCCCTGTGCCCTTCTTGGACCGGCTCGCTTCGACGTTAACCCGGTAGAAACGTTCGGTGATGCGCGGCACGTGTTCGGGTGGAATGCCGGGGCCGTAATCGGTGACGCTGAACTCCGCCGGCACGCCCTCGGTCCCGCCGGTCAGCGTCACGTCGACGCGCTTGCCTTCCTGGCCATATTTGCAGGCATTCTCGATCAGGTTCTCGAAAACCTCGACGAGTTCGTCCCGGTCGCCGGGAACGCTGACGGGGTGCGAGGGCAGGTCGAGCGCGATCTCGACGCCGAGATCGCCGGCGAGCGGCTGCAGGCTGTCGCGCACATGGCCGAGCAGGGGCACGAGGTCGACGGTCTGGTCGGGCACGAGGTTGGAGCGCAGTTCGAGGCGCGAGAGCGACAGGAGATCGTCGACGAGGCGGCTCATGCGGGTTGCCTGCTCGTGCATGATGCCGAGGAAGCGTTCATGCGCCTTGACGTCGTTCTTCGCCGGTCCCTGCAGGGTCTCGATGAAGCCGCGCAGCGAGGCGAGCGGCGTGCGCAGTTCATGACTGGCATTGGCAATGAAGTCGGAGCGCATGCGGTCGATGCGGCGGGCCTGCGAGACGTCGCGGAAGGTCAGCAGCCAGAGCGGCTCGGTGGTGGGGCCGGCAAGCGGGGCGATGCGCACCACATAGACCGTCTCGGAGGGAAGCCGCTCGGCATGTTCCGTCTCGCGCGGCTGGCCGGAGCCGATGGCATCGCGCACCATGTCGAGGATGCCGGGCGCACGGATGCGGCCGGCAAGGTCGCTGCCCTGCGGGATGGCGCCGAAAATGCCTTCCGCCGCGCGGTTCTGAAGCTTGACCGTCTCACGGGCCGATACAAGCA
This region includes:
- a CDS encoding substrate-binding domain-containing protein; protein product: MKSLKLTLAALVASAAFAGVAVARDQVQIAGSSTVLPYAKIVAETFGETFPDFKTPIVESGGTGGGLKEFCKGVGPETLDIANASRAMKDSEIEACKAAGVTEIQEVKIGYDGIVFATDAGNADLKLEPKDLYLALAAEVVVDGKLVANPYKKWSEVNKDLPDVEIAAYIPGEKHGTREVFDEKMLAAGCKATGAADVIKAAVADEKEQHAKCIAVRKDGLAVDIDGDYTETLARIAANKSGVGVFGLSFYENNADKLKVATVSGIVPSTETIASGEYPVSRPLFFYVKKAHLGVIPGLKEYVEFFTSDDMIGPDSPLAEYGLVPAPDAEREEVRKAFVDGKIM
- the phoR gene encoding phosphate regulon sensor histidine kinase PhoR, with the protein product MMLAREWVAVADQRTGLGWLATQLWGERVLIASAVFVGFMMWLAGLHLGWVSFAVLLLVIAGLMRLERRAAGAATARTMAVPAAPAVEPAPAADDLTAISAVLGALDAPALLVSARETVKLQNRAAEGIFGAIPQGSDLAGRIRAPGILDMVRDAIGSGQPRETEHAERLPSETVYVVRIAPLAGPTTEPLWLLTFRDVSQARRIDRMRSDFIANASHELRTPLASLRGFIETLQGPAKNDVKAHERFLGIMHEQATRMSRLVDDLLSLSRLELRSNLVPDQTVDLVPLLGHVRDSLQPLAGDLGVEIALDLPSHPVSVPGDRDELVEVFENLIENACKYGQEGKRVDVTLTGGTEGVPAEFSVTDYGPGIPPEHVPRITERFYRVNVEASRSKKGTGLGLAIVKHILTRHKARLVVKSEVGKGTVFTVKF